In Bacillus kexueae, the following proteins share a genomic window:
- a CDS encoding Asp23/Gls24 family envelope stress response protein: MSEYNALEMNQNDTSLGKVEIAPEVIEVIAGIAASEIEGVAEMRGNFAAGVVERFGKKNHGKGVKVDLTEEGIVIDVYCVMEFGVSIPTVAQKVQDNIRQALLNMTALEINEINIHIVGIQFEQKQAEVEIEEEM, encoded by the coding sequence ATGAGTGAGTATAACGCATTGGAAATGAATCAAAATGATACGAGCCTAGGGAAAGTGGAAATTGCACCTGAAGTAATCGAAGTGATTGCAGGAATTGCTGCTTCTGAAATTGAAGGAGTAGCGGAGATGCGTGGAAATTTTGCTGCAGGCGTTGTAGAACGATTTGGCAAAAAAAATCACGGAAAAGGCGTAAAGGTAGATTTGACGGAAGAAGGAATTGTCATTGACGTTTATTGTGTAATGGAATTTGGTGTTTCAATTCCCACTGTCGCTCAAAAAGTACAAGACAATATTCGCCAAGCATTGCTTAACATGACTGCTTTAGAAATCAATGAAATCAATATTCACATCGTTGGTATTCAGTTTGAACAAAAGCAAGCAGAAGTTGAAATTGAAGAAGAAATGTAA
- the nusB gene encoding transcription antitermination factor NusB has product MKRRTAREKALQALFQVDLSDIPPNEAIEHVLDGKEGDEFLNRLVHGTIEHLQTIDELIKPHLMKWKLERLANVDRTILRMATFEMRFEESIPHDVSINEAIELAKTFGDEKSSRFVNGVLSNVKNSITE; this is encoded by the coding sequence ATGAAACGGAGAACAGCAAGAGAAAAAGCATTACAGGCACTGTTTCAAGTCGACCTTTCTGATATCCCACCAAATGAAGCGATTGAACACGTTCTGGATGGTAAAGAAGGAGACGAGTTTTTAAATCGTCTTGTTCATGGCACAATTGAACATTTACAGACAATCGATGAGCTAATAAAACCGCACTTAATGAAATGGAAGCTTGAACGTTTAGCGAACGTCGATCGAACAATTTTGCGAATGGCCACTTTCGAAATGAGATTTGAGGAAAGCATTCCACATGACGTTTCTATAAATGAAGCGATCGAGCTTGCGAAAACATTTGGTGATGAAAAGTCCAGTCGATTTGTGAACGGTGTCCTCTCAAATGTGAAAAATTCTATCACAGAATAA
- the folD gene encoding bifunctional methylenetetrahydrofolate dehydrogenase/methenyltetrahydrofolate cyclohydrolase FolD, which translates to MTATILSGKELATKKREQLKLEVERLKAEGVSPKLVIILVGNDPASISYIKGKQKASEETGVDFHLDHLPESTSEEELVKLIEHYNEKEDVDGILVQLPLPDHINEKTVIETISPEKDVDGFHPINVGRMLTGQEAFLPCTPAGIVEMIKAADIELAGKHVVVVGRSNIVGKPVGQLLLNENATVTYCHSKTGDLKKFTSEADVLIVAVGRANMITSEHIKDGAVVIDVGVNRLETGKLVGDVAFDEAINKASVITPVPGGVGPMTITMLVSNTVISAKKRLS; encoded by the coding sequence ATGACTGCAACGATTTTAAGTGGAAAAGAGCTAGCGACGAAAAAGCGCGAACAATTGAAGCTAGAGGTAGAGCGCCTGAAGGCAGAGGGGGTTTCCCCTAAATTAGTCATTATTTTAGTTGGGAATGATCCGGCTTCTATATCTTACATTAAAGGAAAGCAGAAAGCGTCGGAAGAAACAGGTGTTGACTTTCATTTAGATCATTTACCAGAGTCAACATCTGAAGAAGAGTTGGTTAAGTTAATTGAACATTATAATGAGAAGGAAGATGTGGACGGCATTTTAGTTCAGTTACCACTTCCAGATCACATAAATGAAAAAACGGTGATAGAAACAATTTCACCTGAAAAAGACGTAGATGGTTTTCATCCTATTAATGTAGGAAGAATGTTAACGGGTCAAGAAGCATTTTTGCCATGTACACCTGCTGGTATTGTTGAAATGATTAAAGCAGCGGATATTGAATTAGCTGGCAAACATGTCGTCGTAGTTGGACGAAGTAATATTGTTGGTAAACCTGTAGGGCAACTGCTATTAAATGAAAATGCGACCGTAACGTATTGTCATTCAAAAACAGGAGACTTAAAAAAATTCACGAGTGAAGCAGATGTACTAATCGTTGCAGTAGGAAGAGCGAATATGATTACGAGCGAGCATATTAAAGATGGAGCAGTCGTTATTGATGTCGGAGTGAATCGTTTGGAGACGGGGAAATTGGTCGGAGATGTTGCATTTGATGAAGCAATCAATAAGGCTAGTGTCATTACACCTGTTCCAGGTGGAGTCGGTCCGATGACCATTACGATGCTCGTGTCAAATACAGTCATATCTGCTAAAAAGCGTCTTTCATAA
- the xseA gene encoding exodeoxyribonuclease VII large subunit has translation MTDIKYVTVTALTKYIKRKFDVDPHLQDIWIKGELSNVKMHSRGHMYFTLKDQGARIQAVMFAGQNRQLKFRPEDGMKVLIRGEISVYEPSGTYQIYAKEMQPDGVGSLYLAYEELKRKLEGEGLFDQRYKKSIPLYPQVIGVVTSPTGAAIRDILTTIKRRYPMGKVILFPALVQGVEASKSIAKQIKCANERNDIDVLIVGRGGGSIEELWAFNEEIVAREIYHSSVPIISAVGHETDYTIADFVADMRAPTPTGAAELAVPHYSELLERVSNRKMLLIRQMNEKIRFEKGRLSRLQKSYAFKYPKQLYAQKDQQLDLAVERLIRISRQRLKEKQSELNMLEKQLQHQHPKAKLDQFKEHQQRLQRMIIREMERLLKAKQSSFATSVSKLNALSPLKIMERGYSLVYKNDDLVKSIEQVREEERIKIKMQDGTIHCKVVDVNKEDLV, from the coding sequence ATGACAGATATTAAATATGTCACCGTCACTGCCTTAACAAAATACATAAAACGAAAATTTGATGTTGATCCACATCTCCAAGATATATGGATTAAAGGTGAGCTTTCCAATGTCAAAATGCATAGTAGAGGTCACATGTATTTTACGTTAAAAGACCAAGGTGCTAGAATACAAGCGGTAATGTTTGCTGGGCAAAATCGCCAACTTAAATTTCGTCCAGAAGATGGTATGAAAGTTCTTATTCGCGGTGAAATATCGGTGTATGAACCGAGTGGTACGTATCAAATCTACGCGAAAGAAATGCAACCGGATGGTGTCGGAAGTCTCTACTTAGCTTATGAAGAGCTGAAAAGAAAGCTAGAGGGTGAAGGTCTATTTGATCAACGATATAAAAAATCTATTCCTTTATACCCTCAAGTCATAGGGGTCGTTACTTCTCCAACGGGAGCAGCGATTCGTGATATATTAACAACTATAAAACGAAGGTATCCGATGGGAAAGGTGATTTTATTCCCTGCTCTTGTTCAAGGGGTTGAAGCAAGTAAGTCGATTGCAAAACAGATAAAATGTGCTAATGAACGGAATGATATCGACGTATTAATTGTTGGAAGAGGTGGAGGTTCAATTGAAGAGCTATGGGCTTTCAATGAAGAAATCGTGGCTAGAGAAATATATCATTCTTCGGTTCCGATCATATCAGCCGTTGGACATGAAACGGATTATACAATAGCAGATTTTGTTGCTGATATGAGGGCCCCTACTCCGACTGGTGCAGCTGAGTTAGCCGTTCCTCATTATTCAGAATTATTGGAACGCGTTTCGAATAGAAAAATGCTCCTCATACGTCAAATGAATGAAAAGATAAGATTTGAAAAAGGGCGATTAAGTCGATTGCAAAAATCGTATGCATTCAAGTATCCAAAACAGCTTTATGCACAAAAAGATCAACAATTGGATTTAGCAGTGGAGCGTTTAATACGAATTTCTCGTCAACGTCTTAAAGAGAAACAGTCAGAGCTTAACATGCTAGAAAAGCAATTACAGCATCAACATCCAAAAGCAAAACTAGATCAATTTAAAGAACATCAGCAACGTTTACAGCGGATGATTATCCGTGAGATGGAACGATTATTAAAAGCAAAACAATCTTCTTTTGCTACTAGTGTTTCAAAGTTAAATGCTTTAAGTCCATTAAAGATTATGGAAAGAGGATATAGCCTCGTTTATAAGAATGATGATTTAGTGAAGAGTATAGAACAAGTTCGTGAAGAAGAGCGAATTAAAATAAAAATGCAAGATGGTACGATACATTGTAAAGTTGTTGATGTGAATAAGGAGGATCTCGTATGA
- a CDS encoding exodeoxyribonuclease VII small subunit yields MSDKKELTFEEAMNELEEIVGKLEEGDVPLEKAIQFFQEGMKLSKLCHEKLSHAEKQMDYILTENGELEPFEIQEEKEA; encoded by the coding sequence ATGAGTGATAAAAAAGAATTAACTTTTGAAGAAGCGATGAATGAGCTTGAAGAAATTGTTGGAAAACTCGAAGAAGGAGATGTTCCGTTAGAAAAAGCGATTCAGTTTTTCCAAGAAGGAATGAAATTATCAAAGCTCTGTCATGAGAAGCTATCCCATGCTGAAAAGCAGATGGACTATATTTTAACAGAAAATGGGGAGTTAGAACCATTTGAAATTCAGGAGGAAAAAGAGGCATAA
- a CDS encoding polyprenyl synthetase family protein → MMERISSFLKKRKSEIEEILPTFVSSLQAPETIKESMVYSLSAGGKRIRPALVLAMLHSYGRNEKIGFPIACAIEMIHTYSLIHDDLPCMDDDDLRRGKPTNHKVFGEAMAVLAGDGLLTESFRIVAEQEELPFSKRIQLIIELAKAAGVEGMVGGQVLDIEGEGQALTLEELKSIHEHKTGKLLEVSMVAGAILSDAPNQEIQVIRKIAYHLGIAFQIRDDILDIEGEEEKIGKPVGSDTLNEKTTYPSLLTMEGAKTKLVEHVETAKQYLHTLSINTELLEELCDLIASRDH, encoded by the coding sequence ATAATGGAGCGAATTTCATCCTTTTTAAAAAAAAGAAAAAGTGAAATTGAAGAGATATTACCGACATTTGTGAGTAGTTTGCAAGCGCCTGAAACGATAAAGGAATCAATGGTTTACTCCTTAAGCGCTGGTGGAAAGAGAATTCGACCTGCACTTGTTTTAGCTATGTTACATTCTTATGGTCGAAATGAAAAAATTGGTTTCCCTATTGCTTGTGCAATCGAGATGATACACACGTACTCGTTAATTCATGATGATTTGCCATGTATGGATGATGATGATTTAAGAAGAGGGAAACCTACTAACCATAAAGTCTTTGGTGAAGCAATGGCTGTTCTAGCTGGAGATGGGCTCTTAACCGAAAGTTTTCGTATTGTGGCAGAACAAGAAGAATTGCCTTTTTCCAAACGAATCCAACTGATTATTGAGCTTGCGAAAGCAGCAGGTGTGGAAGGAATGGTAGGAGGTCAAGTCTTGGATATTGAAGGCGAGGGTCAAGCTCTCACATTAGAAGAACTGAAATCTATTCACGAGCATAAAACGGGGAAATTGTTAGAAGTAAGTATGGTAGCGGGAGCGATTCTTTCCGATGCCCCAAATCAGGAAATTCAAGTTATTCGAAAAATAGCCTACCATTTAGGAATCGCTTTTCAAATTCGAGATGATATTTTAGATATTGAAGGCGAAGAAGAAAAAATAGGAAAGCCGGTTGGTTCTGACACATTAAATGAAAAAACAACTTACCCATCCTTGTTAACAATGGAGGGAGCGAAAACAAAATTAGTTGAACATGTGGAAACTGCAAAACAATATTTGCATACATTATCCATAAATACAGAATTATTGGAAGAACTTTGTGACCTTATAGCATCAAGGGATCATTAA